Proteins found in one Paenibacillus dendritiformis genomic segment:
- a CDS encoding branched-chain amino acid ABC transporter permease, which produces MIKSGTGNVYNRSLTGIAVVALLLAIIPLFSPSAYILSTLVIIGLYSLVGTGLGMLMGYAGQISLSHAAFYGVGAYSSAFVTVKLGMPPLAGMAVGILLAALIAYIVGIPTLRLTGHYLALATLGFGMIMFALFKQLKGITGGLDGFLNIPSLSLFGLRIDTDVQYYYVVWCLALLGILAARNMIHSRVGRALRSIESSEIASASIGIDTQKYKLQVFVMSAVFASIAGSVYAHYISFINPMLFHSNASIQFLIMSVLGGGTSIWGGFVGALAYVALGEALKDIMPFVLPNVSDEFNIIFFGMLLVAILIYMPDGLAPVSGKMMRKLKPAAKKQAGRDHLAGSSGGESGHGSASAPSSDV; this is translated from the coding sequence ATGATCAAATCGGGAACAGGTAATGTATATAATCGGAGTTTGACGGGAATTGCCGTAGTTGCCTTGCTGTTGGCAATCATTCCGCTCTTCTCTCCGTCAGCCTATATTCTAAGCACTTTGGTCATCATCGGGCTTTATTCTTTGGTGGGCACGGGTCTCGGCATGCTGATGGGGTATGCAGGTCAAATATCGTTGAGTCACGCCGCGTTTTATGGAGTCGGCGCCTATTCATCTGCTTTCGTTACGGTAAAACTGGGCATGCCGCCGCTGGCAGGCATGGCGGTCGGCATATTGCTGGCCGCGCTCATTGCTTATATCGTCGGCATCCCTACACTCCGATTAACCGGTCATTACCTGGCGCTCGCCACGCTCGGGTTCGGAATGATTATGTTTGCCTTGTTCAAGCAGCTCAAGGGGATCACCGGAGGGCTGGACGGGTTTCTAAATATACCGTCATTATCCCTGTTCGGGCTAAGGATTGATACGGACGTTCAATATTATTACGTCGTATGGTGCTTGGCGCTTCTCGGCATTCTGGCCGCTCGGAACATGATTCATTCCCGTGTCGGCCGCGCACTGCGCTCGATTGAGAGCAGTGAAATTGCATCCGCTTCGATTGGCATTGATACCCAAAAGTACAAATTGCAAGTATTTGTGATGAGTGCCGTTTTTGCCTCGATCGCCGGAAGCGTATATGCCCATTATATTTCGTTTATTAACCCGATGCTCTTTCATTCCAACGCATCTATCCAATTTCTGATCATGTCGGTTCTGGGCGGAGGGACAAGCATATGGGGCGGGTTTGTTGGCGCTCTCGCTTATGTAGCGCTCGGCGAAGCGTTGAAGGATATCATGCCGTTCGTCCTGCCGAATGTCAGCGATGAATTCAACATTATATTTTTCGGGATGCTGCTTGTTGCGATATTAATCTATATGCCTGACGGGTTGGCGCCTGTCAGCGGGAAGATGATGAGGAAGCTGAAGCCGGCAGCGAAGAAGCAAGCCGGACGAGACCATCTGGCGGGTTCTTCGGGAGGTGAGAGTGGACATGGCAGCGCAAGCGCCCCTTCTTCGGATGTCTAA
- a CDS encoding branched-chain amino acid ABC transporter permease, with protein MGFHEQIIQLIISGLTIGSIYALIATGFVITYNITGVLNFAQGEFAMLGAMIAISLVAAGLSYMPAFIMAILIVLVSGALFERAAIHPARHSKGSAMIIITIGVAIAVRGIALFIWGTDPKMLPPFTPGEPLDLFGAVVQLQSLWAIGVAMLSLIAMYIFFERTFMGKAVTACVINRFAARLMGIKPEKMSLLSISASAALGAIGGIIIAPISGASYEMGLMLGMKAFIAAVIGGLTNAPAAIVGALIVGLLESFTEGLWSSGYKDLVIFGVLLLVLFILPNGLFAKMSGKRV; from the coding sequence ATGGGGTTCCATGAGCAAATCATTCAATTAATCATTTCGGGATTAACGATTGGCAGTATCTATGCGTTAATCGCGACCGGGTTCGTCATTACGTACAACATTACTGGTGTATTGAATTTTGCTCAAGGGGAGTTTGCCATGCTCGGGGCCATGATCGCCATTTCGCTCGTTGCTGCAGGTTTGTCCTACATGCCGGCCTTTATCATGGCCATTCTGATTGTACTGGTTAGCGGCGCGCTGTTCGAGCGGGCAGCGATTCATCCGGCCAGACATTCCAAAGGCTCGGCCATGATTATTATTACGATCGGCGTTGCGATTGCCGTCCGCGGGATTGCGCTGTTCATCTGGGGGACCGATCCGAAGATGCTGCCTCCTTTTACTCCGGGTGAACCGCTCGACCTGTTCGGGGCCGTCGTTCAATTACAGAGTCTCTGGGCTATCGGGGTAGCCATGCTTAGCTTAATCGCGATGTATATTTTCTTTGAGCGAACATTTATGGGCAAAGCGGTAACCGCCTGTGTGATCAATCGCTTTGCAGCCCGGTTAATGGGAATCAAGCCGGAGAAGATGTCGCTGTTGTCGATAAGCGCAAGCGCCGCGCTCGGAGCGATCGGCGGCATTATTATAGCCCCTATCTCCGGCGCCTCTTACGAGATGGGCCTCATGCTCGGGATGAAGGCGTTCATCGCCGCTGTGATCGGCGGTCTGACGAACGCTCCGGCAGCGATTGTCGGCGCCTTGATCGTCGGTCTGCTTGAATCGTTCACGGAGGGATTGTGGTCCAGCGGTTACAAAGACCTCGTCATTTTTGGGGTGTTGCTGCTCGTGTTATTCATTTTGCCTAACGGCCTGTTTGCCAAAATGTCAGGTAAGCGAGTATAG
- a CDS encoding GntR family transcriptional regulator has translation MKTTKPSVNKKQLAYDYIRSQIVNGVFGSGYRIVIDQIAKELKLSIIPVREAIRQLEADGLIQYKPYSGAIVSKINEEEYMETLAVLAVLEGYASSLSAKRMNPDGIRLLEQINQSMSDALYEFEFEQFSELNRKFHDVLIDNCENEYLKEQIRQCWDRLSRVRKSGFAFMPKRAKESIKEHEQMIAMIREQNLDEQFVRQHKLNTVKAFKERKDSDIVLDT, from the coding sequence ATGAAAACGACAAAACCAAGTGTAAATAAGAAACAGTTAGCTTATGATTACATTCGCTCGCAAATTGTGAACGGCGTGTTCGGATCCGGCTATCGCATCGTGATTGATCAGATTGCCAAAGAGCTTAAACTTAGCATTATTCCCGTCCGGGAAGCGATTCGCCAGCTCGAAGCCGATGGCTTAATCCAATACAAGCCATACAGCGGCGCGATAGTCAGTAAAATCAACGAAGAAGAATATATGGAGACATTGGCCGTGTTGGCAGTCCTTGAAGGATATGCGTCTTCACTTAGTGCCAAGCGAATGAATCCGGATGGCATTCGGCTTCTGGAACAGATTAACCAAAGCATGAGCGATGCATTGTATGAATTTGAGTTTGAACAATTCAGTGAATTGAATCGTAAATTCCATGATGTCCTTATCGACAATTGCGAGAATGAGTATTTGAAGGAACAAATACGTCAATGCTGGGATCGTCTCAGTCGAGTTCGCAAATCCGGCTTTGCCTTTATGCCCAAGCGTGCCAAGGAATCGATAAAAGAGCATGAACAGATGATCGCGATGATCAGGGAACAGAACCTTGATGAACAATTCGTGCGGCAGCACAAGCTCAACACCGTCAAAGCTTTTAAGGAGCGCAAAGATTCGGATATCGTACTGGATACGTAG
- the hpaI gene encoding 2,4-dihydroxyhept-2-ene-1,7-dioic acid aldolase has product MINAKEMKQRLRGSISPIVTPFDSNNQVDLQAMSGLIEWHLESGSHGISVTGTTGEPSSLTLAEREMIMEHVIRTVNQRVPVVPGTGSTNHEEALHLTKLAQEMGADAALVIVPYYNRPNQQALYQHFRTIADSVDIPIILYNIPGRTGVNLEVSTLARLVEDCDNIVGIKESNKDFEHVNRVLHRCGRDFLLYSGIELLCYPMLAIGGAGHVAATANIAPKEVAELYNRWSAGDVEGAVELHYHLLTLNDVLFKDTNPVPVKTALGMMGKINPAVRLPLGPPSEALRQEIEETLVQYGIITKQMNASS; this is encoded by the coding sequence ATGATCAACGCGAAAGAAATGAAGCAACGATTGAGAGGTTCGATCTCGCCGATTGTAACTCCGTTTGACAGCAACAATCAAGTGGATTTGCAGGCGATGAGCGGCTTGATTGAATGGCATCTTGAATCCGGTTCTCATGGAATTTCGGTTACCGGAACGACCGGAGAGCCAAGCTCGCTCACGCTTGCGGAACGCGAGATGATTATGGAGCATGTCATTCGTACGGTCAATCAACGCGTTCCTGTTGTTCCGGGCACGGGATCAACGAATCATGAGGAAGCGCTGCACTTGACGAAGCTTGCCCAAGAAATGGGGGCAGATGCGGCGCTTGTCATCGTGCCGTATTATAATCGTCCGAACCAGCAAGCATTATATCAACATTTCAGAACGATTGCCGATTCCGTGGATATTCCGATCATTCTGTATAATATCCCGGGCCGAACCGGCGTGAATTTGGAGGTAAGCACACTGGCCCGCCTGGTAGAAGATTGCGATAACATTGTCGGAATCAAAGAGTCCAACAAAGATTTCGAACATGTGAACCGGGTTCTTCATCGCTGCGGAAGGGATTTCCTGCTGTATTCAGGGATTGAGTTGTTATGTTACCCGATGCTGGCGATCGGCGGGGCAGGCCACGTTGCCGCTACAGCGAACATAGCGCCGAAGGAAGTCGCCGAGCTGTATAATCGCTGGTCTGCCGGGGATGTTGAAGGCGCGGTGGAGCTTCATTACCATTTGCTGACGCTGAATGACGTTCTATTCAAAGATACGAATCCGGTACCTGTCAAGACGGCATTGGGCATGATGGGGAAAATCAATCCGGCCGTCCGGCTTCCGCTTGGACCGCCATCCGAAGCTCTTCGCCAGGAAATCGAGGAGACGCTCGTTCAGTACGGGATCATAACCAAGCAAATGAATGCGTCTTCATGA
- a CDS encoding ABC transporter ATP-binding protein, which yields MAAQAPLLRMSNVTKWFGGVAAVEAVSFDVYPGQITAVIGPNGAGKTTMFNLITAILPLTSGRIFLENTEITGMKAPQIARLGITRTFQNLQIFGNMSVVENVMTGAHTQLKTGMIRSAFRPPAVSREERRAHDDALKLLENVGLVEYAYEEADKLPYGNQRLLEIARAAASAPKLILLDEPMAGLNPQESKKLVTTIERMRAEGMTFLFVEHDMETVMSMADHIVVLDFGKKLAEGTPEEIYNNPAVIAAYLGDEEIAL from the coding sequence ATGGCAGCGCAAGCGCCCCTTCTTCGGATGTCTAATGTAACAAAATGGTTCGGTGGAGTCGCCGCGGTCGAAGCGGTTTCCTTTGATGTGTATCCAGGGCAAATCACGGCGGTCATTGGTCCGAACGGTGCGGGCAAGACGACCATGTTCAATTTGATTACGGCCATTCTCCCGCTGACAAGCGGCCGCATCTTTTTGGAGAATACCGAGATTACCGGGATGAAAGCTCCGCAAATTGCGAGGTTAGGAATAACGAGAACCTTTCAGAACCTGCAAATCTTCGGGAATATGTCCGTTGTGGAAAATGTGATGACAGGCGCGCATACGCAGCTCAAGACGGGGATGATACGATCAGCATTTCGGCCGCCCGCGGTAAGCCGGGAGGAAAGAAGGGCGCATGATGATGCTCTGAAGCTATTGGAGAATGTGGGATTGGTTGAATATGCCTATGAAGAAGCAGACAAGCTCCCTTACGGCAACCAACGTCTTCTTGAAATCGCCCGGGCCGCGGCATCGGCCCCCAAGCTGATATTGCTTGATGAGCCGATGGCTGGCTTAAATCCGCAAGAATCCAAGAAGCTGGTAACCACAATCGAACGAATGCGGGCGGAGGGTATGACATTTCTGTTCGTTGAGCATGACATGGAAACCGTGATGTCGATGGCGGATCATATCGTTGTGCTTGATTTTGGCAAGAAGCTTGCGGAAGGCACGCCGGAAGAAATCTACAATAACCCTGCGGTTATAGCCGCTTATTTGGGAGATGAGGAGATCGCGCTCTGA
- the hpaB gene encoding 4-hydroxyphenylacetate 3-monooxygenase, oxygenase component → MPAKTGQQYIDRIDAAKSNVWIDGQQVQGNVSEHPAFRGVMRSQAALYDMQFDPGKIEIMTYVSPTTGERVGTSFLQPSTREDLEKRRNMIQEWAKFNGGMMGRSPDYINSGMMAYGAAADIFGAQDTMYADNMRQYIEYIRENDLSLTHTLIQPQVNRGVQTHQLSDPYIAARIVRKNDDGVVIRGARLLATQGGITDEIMVFPSTVLKQSEEENPYAFAFSIPNNTPGLKFICRESFDYGKSPFDHPLGSRFEEMDAIVVFDDVTVPWNRIFALGNTDICNRIYADSNAAVHMTHQVVSKNVAKTEFILGILQLMVETINIGQYQHVQEKMAEVIIALETLKAFLIASEANAKIDRWGVMTPDFGPLNAARNYFPKMYPRFSEIMQLLGASGLMALPNEADFQSVLRPDLDKYLQAANQDAYHRVKLYRLAWDVCMSAFGSRQTLYERFFFGDPVRMAGALYNGYDKQEYVDRVKEFLERSEQLVTH, encoded by the coding sequence ATGCCAGCCAAGACAGGTCAACAATATATTGACCGTATTGATGCAGCGAAGTCCAATGTCTGGATCGACGGACAGCAAGTCCAAGGGAACGTGTCCGAGCACCCGGCGTTCCGGGGGGTGATGAGAAGTCAGGCCGCTCTGTATGATATGCAATTCGACCCTGGCAAAATCGAGATCATGACCTACGTATCTCCAACAACAGGGGAGCGGGTAGGAACATCCTTCCTCCAGCCAAGCACCAGAGAAGATCTGGAGAAGCGAAGAAACATGATTCAGGAGTGGGCCAAGTTCAATGGCGGAATGATGGGACGCTCTCCTGACTACATCAATTCGGGGATGATGGCCTATGGCGCGGCAGCAGATATATTCGGGGCACAAGATACGATGTATGCCGACAATATGCGGCAATATATTGAATACATTCGTGAAAATGATCTGTCGCTTACCCATACGTTAATTCAGCCGCAAGTGAACCGGGGAGTTCAGACTCATCAGTTGTCCGATCCTTATATCGCGGCTCGAATCGTAAGGAAGAATGACGATGGCGTGGTGATTCGCGGCGCCCGCCTGCTTGCGACCCAGGGCGGGATTACGGATGAAATTATGGTCTTTCCGTCAACGGTATTGAAGCAATCGGAAGAGGAGAATCCGTATGCGTTTGCATTCTCGATTCCGAACAACACGCCTGGATTGAAATTTATATGCCGGGAATCGTTCGATTACGGCAAATCTCCTTTTGATCACCCGCTCGGTTCCCGTTTTGAAGAAATGGACGCGATCGTTGTCTTCGATGATGTGACGGTGCCATGGAATCGAATCTTTGCCCTGGGCAATACCGATATTTGCAACCGCATATATGCGGACAGCAACGCCGCGGTTCATATGACACACCAGGTTGTCTCGAAGAACGTAGCGAAAACCGAATTCATTCTTGGCATCCTTCAGCTGATGGTGGAGACCATTAATATCGGCCAATACCAGCATGTGCAGGAGAAAATGGCGGAAGTCATTATTGCCTTGGAAACATTGAAAGCGTTCTTAATCGCTTCGGAGGCCAATGCCAAGATCGATCGCTGGGGCGTGATGACACCTGATTTTGGGCCTCTGAATGCCGCACGGAACTATTTTCCGAAGATGTACCCCCGTTTTTCAGAGATTATGCAGTTGCTTGGCGCAAGCGGGCTCATGGCGCTTCCGAACGAGGCGGATTTTCAATCCGTGCTTCGGCCGGATCTGGATAAATACTTGCAGGCTGCGAATCAGGACGCATACCATCGCGTCAAGCTGTACCGGCTGGCATGGGATGTGTGCATGAGCGCCTTTGGAAGCCGCCAAACCTTGTATGAACGGTTCTTCTTCGGCGATCCGGTAAGAATGGCCGGAGCGTTATACAATGGCTACGATAAGCAGGAATATGTCGATCGGGTCAAGGAGTTTCTGGAGCGTTCCGAGCAGCTTGTTACTCATTAA
- a CDS encoding ABC transporter ATP-binding protein yields the protein MLEVTGLHTYYGHLHALKGISFTVRKGELLAIVGSNGAGKSTLLGTLAGMLQPRAGRMMFEGADITRLSVEQVVAKGICLVPERRQIFDSLSVKDNLLLGAYHRRRKDKRRIQQDYDQVLELFPKLKTMLSRPGGLLSGGEQQMLAIGRGLMSRPALMLLDEPSLGLAPLIVTDMMNIFVQLKQEIGTTIILVEQNVKAALGVADYACVIERGEIALHGAAAEIMDHPDVRSAYFGKSRAAEAESIPIQNERMLAK from the coding sequence ATGCTGGAAGTAACGGGCTTGCATACGTATTACGGCCATTTACATGCTCTTAAAGGGATTTCATTCACAGTAAGGAAGGGAGAACTACTCGCCATCGTTGGATCGAATGGAGCCGGAAAGAGCACGTTGTTGGGGACCTTGGCAGGAATGCTCCAACCAAGGGCAGGGAGGATGATGTTCGAAGGCGCTGATATTACGCGGCTCTCCGTGGAGCAGGTTGTCGCGAAGGGGATTTGTCTCGTGCCTGAACGGCGGCAAATCTTTGACTCCCTCTCGGTAAAGGACAATCTGTTGCTGGGCGCGTACCACCGCAGAAGGAAGGACAAGCGCCGAATCCAGCAAGACTATGATCAGGTGCTTGAGTTGTTCCCGAAGCTGAAGACGATGCTTTCGCGTCCGGGAGGCCTGTTGAGCGGCGGTGAACAGCAGATGCTGGCGATTGGCCGAGGCTTAATGTCCCGCCCCGCTCTAATGTTGCTGGACGAACCCTCGCTTGGACTTGCGCCGCTGATCGTCACAGATATGATGAACATTTTTGTACAGCTCAAGCAAGAAATCGGGACGACGATCATTCTCGTCGAACAGAATGTGAAGGCAGCGCTAGGCGTTGCAGATTATGCGTGCGTCATTGAGCGGGGAGAGATCGCATTGCATGGAGCCGCGGCGGAGATCATGGATCACCCCGATGTTCGAAGCGCGTATTTCGGCAAAAGCAGGGCAGCGGAAGCGGAATCCATCCCAATACAGAACGAAAGGATGTTGGCAAAATGA
- a CDS encoding flavin reductase family protein, with product MDDKAFRRAMGKFATGVTVITACLQGEVHGMTANAFVSVSLDPRLILVSISKNAKMLETMKESGTFAVSVLSQEQKEMSIYFAGQAKERREIEFTWVNDMPVLPHSLAALVCDVYDAHVAGDHTLFIGKVNHITTHELEPLLFFGGNYRMLQASSL from the coding sequence ATGGACGATAAAGCTTTTCGAAGGGCCATGGGCAAGTTCGCCACGGGCGTTACCGTCATCACGGCATGCTTGCAAGGGGAAGTTCACGGCATGACTGCAAACGCTTTCGTCTCGGTGTCTTTGGATCCCAGGTTGATTTTGGTGTCGATAAGCAAGAACGCCAAAATGCTTGAAACGATGAAAGAATCCGGAACATTTGCCGTTAGTGTCCTGAGTCAGGAACAGAAAGAAATGTCGATATATTTTGCGGGTCAAGCAAAAGAGCGGCGGGAAATCGAATTTACGTGGGTGAACGACATGCCCGTCCTGCCCCATTCTCTCGCGGCGCTTGTCTGCGACGTGTATGATGCGCATGTCGCCGGCGACCACACTTTATTTATCGGGAAGGTTAACCATATAACGACACATGAGCTTGAACCCTTATTATTTTTTGGCGGCAACTATCGAATGCTGCAGGCCTCATCGCTCTAA
- the hpaE gene encoding 5-carboxymethyl-2-hydroxymuconate semialdehyde dehydrogenase encodes MKQSHTHIGNVLHYINGQFVESVSGRAFSNLNPFNNEPINEVAEGFAEDIGLAVAAARQAFDEGPWRTMRINERMKYIIKIAELIEKYAEDISYLESLDSGLPIAQTKKQAERAAANFRFYAEMVKTRLVGESYQVDNSFINYTIHKPVGVAGLITPWNAPFMLATWKVAPTLATGNTCVLKPAEWSPLTANKLAEIIHEAGLPPGVFNVVHGYGETCGAPLVAHPDVQLISFTGETTTGSAIIKNGSDTLKRVSMELGGKSPAIIFEDADLDTALDAVVWQIFSFNGERCTANSRLLIHESIHDPFVDRLKDRLQNIIVGDPQDPATEVGPLIHREHYNHVIRYIDTARNEGAEVISASIPQALSAGNYVAPTLILNANNQMTVAQEEIFGPVLTVIPFSTEEEALRMANDSKYGLAGYVWTNDMKRGHRMAQQLECGMVWVNSQNVRDLRTPFGGTKASGIGREGGHYGFDFYTETQIIHVALDEQHIPAFGKKAAR; translated from the coding sequence ATGAAGCAGTCACACACTCATATCGGCAACGTATTGCATTATATTAACGGCCAATTCGTAGAGAGCGTGTCTGGCCGGGCATTCAGCAACCTCAATCCGTTCAACAATGAGCCGATCAATGAAGTGGCAGAAGGATTCGCCGAGGATATCGGCCTTGCTGTGGCGGCAGCGCGCCAAGCGTTCGATGAAGGGCCATGGCGGACGATGCGCATCAACGAACGAATGAAATATATCATCAAAATTGCCGAACTGATAGAGAAATATGCGGAAGATATTTCGTACCTGGAATCGCTGGATAGCGGCTTGCCGATTGCACAGACGAAGAAGCAGGCTGAACGCGCGGCTGCCAATTTCCGCTTCTATGCCGAGATGGTCAAGACGCGTCTTGTCGGCGAATCCTACCAAGTGGACAACTCGTTCATTAACTATACGATTCATAAGCCGGTCGGTGTTGCGGGATTGATTACACCGTGGAATGCGCCGTTCATGCTGGCCACCTGGAAAGTGGCTCCAACCCTCGCGACCGGAAATACTTGTGTCTTGAAGCCGGCCGAGTGGTCTCCGCTTACAGCGAACAAGCTGGCCGAGATTATTCATGAAGCCGGGTTGCCGCCGGGCGTATTCAATGTCGTCCATGGCTATGGCGAGACTTGCGGCGCGCCGTTAGTCGCTCACCCTGACGTGCAACTGATTTCTTTTACGGGGGAAACGACGACCGGTTCGGCAATTATTAAGAACGGTTCCGATACGCTTAAGCGCGTCTCGATGGAACTGGGCGGCAAGTCCCCGGCCATCATATTCGAGGATGCCGATCTGGATACGGCATTGGACGCGGTCGTATGGCAGATTTTCTCCTTCAACGGAGAGCGGTGCACCGCCAATTCGAGACTGCTTATTCACGAATCCATTCATGATCCGTTTGTTGACAGGCTGAAGGACAGATTGCAGAACATTATCGTCGGCGATCCGCAAGATCCGGCTACGGAAGTGGGTCCGCTGATTCACCGCGAACATTATAACCATGTCATCCGGTATATCGACACAGCGCGGAATGAGGGCGCAGAAGTCATCTCCGCTTCGATCCCTCAGGCACTGAGCGCAGGCAATTATGTAGCGCCCACCCTTATTCTGAACGCCAACAATCAGATGACGGTTGCCCAAGAGGAAATATTCGGCCCCGTGCTCACCGTCATTCCCTTCTCCACCGAGGAGGAAGCGCTCAGAATGGCCAATGATTCCAAATACGGGCTGGCCGGTTATGTATGGACGAACGATATGAAGCGCGGACACCGGATGGCGCAGCAGCTTGAGTGCGGGATGGTATGGGTGAACTCCCAAAATGTGCGGGATTTGCGCACGCCGTTCGGCGGGACCAAAGCAAGCGGAATCGGCAGAGAAGGGGGCCATTACGGGTTCGATTTCTATACGGAAACCCAGATCATTCACGTCGCGCTTGATGAACAGCATATTCCTGCTTTCGGCAAGAAGGCAGCCAGATAG
- a CDS encoding ABC transporter substrate-binding protein: MKKSWSIFISLLLVFVLSGCGGGDANRTSSAGNSPSDSSAKGSDTIKIGGLFSVSGGASTLGKPQLDTLKMLVEEANASGGIGGRMIELYTYDDKSDQNEAVLNMKKLLEQDNVSVVIGGTISGNALAIIPLAEKAKVPLIAVAASKNINVPTKPFVFKTAQGDDLVVPRVIQYAKEHNLTKIAWINVDNSFGSSAHEEFKNMASEAGITIVIEDVFEPSVNDAKPMLTRVKNANPQAIIIWGTAQESAIVTKNVRELGIDLPIIESHGIANSQFIELAGDAAEGIVFPAGSLLVSSQLAEDNAQKNVLEQYKKQFEDKFGYETSTFGGHVWDAFEMIKRAAETAGTDPVALRDELESGTKDLVGVSGIFTMSANNHNGLKPDALSMIEIKDKKWILTK; encoded by the coding sequence ATGAAGAAGAGTTGGTCCATATTCATCAGTTTGCTGCTTGTATTCGTTCTGTCTGGTTGCGGGGGAGGGGATGCCAACCGGACATCTTCTGCAGGCAATTCGCCATCGGATTCCTCGGCAAAGGGTTCAGACACGATTAAAATCGGCGGCTTGTTCTCCGTGTCGGGAGGTGCCTCCACCCTTGGCAAGCCTCAATTGGATACACTCAAAATGTTAGTTGAAGAAGCCAATGCGTCCGGAGGCATCGGCGGCAGGATGATCGAGCTGTATACGTATGATGATAAGTCGGATCAGAACGAAGCCGTCCTTAATATGAAGAAATTACTGGAGCAGGACAACGTGTCGGTTGTGATCGGGGGCACCATATCCGGCAATGCGCTGGCCATCATTCCCCTCGCGGAAAAGGCAAAGGTTCCCCTCATCGCCGTAGCAGCGAGCAAAAACATTAACGTCCCGACGAAACCGTTTGTCTTCAAAACAGCCCAGGGTGACGATCTGGTCGTCCCGCGTGTCATTCAATATGCCAAAGAACATAACCTGACCAAGATTGCCTGGATCAATGTGGACAACTCCTTCGGTTCCAGCGCGCATGAAGAATTCAAGAATATGGCGTCTGAGGCCGGAATTACGATTGTCATCGAGGATGTGTTCGAACCTTCGGTGAACGATGCGAAGCCGATGCTGACACGTGTGAAGAATGCCAATCCGCAAGCCATCATCATCTGGGGCACGGCGCAGGAGTCGGCCATCGTAACGAAGAACGTGCGTGAGCTTGGGATTGACTTGCCTATTATTGAGTCCCATGGCATTGCGAATTCCCAATTCATTGAGCTTGCGGGCGATGCTGCAGAAGGTATCGTGTTTCCGGCAGGCAGCCTGCTCGTATCCAGTCAGCTAGCAGAGGACAATGCACAGAAGAACGTGCTGGAACAGTATAAGAAGCAATTTGAAGACAAATTCGGATATGAGACGAGCACCTTTGGCGGTCATGTCTGGGATGCATTTGAAATGATTAAGCGAGCGGCTGAGACGGCAGGCACGGACCCGGTTGCACTGCGGGATGAATTGGAAAGCGGGACAAAGGACCTTGTAGGTGTGAGCGGAATCTTCACCATGTCGGCCAATAACCATAATGGACTGAAGCCGGATGCGCTGTCGATGATCGAGATCAAAGATAAGAAATGGATATTGACAAAGTAG